A window of the Schlesneria paludicola DSM 18645 genome harbors these coding sequences:
- a CDS encoding metalloprotease, producing MNERLNWMFPSISVGRIFSTDVRISVWFALVPFVIIPRCGLEVGLTFTVVLCLSVLAHEFAHVFATRSTGGNCDEIHLSPFGGLATARPGRGAFGLAMTAAAGPFANLLVCIATFPGWYAKDTLWGVLNPFVLQVSQFHAESAWRELGLIIFAANWILLLVNLLPVMPLDGGQILRAILSTKIHPELVHRTAMHVGLAVSVVLLIVGAAADMSQIVLVGTFILLINVVQLMQEEMGESLDDSGFGYDFSGSYESLDSSNQTATRQAPPGLLQRWRERRRVRREQQERIRRMEAEQQLDSLLAKVHETGLKSLSEQEQKLLKSCSELLRGRQKGDG from the coding sequence ATGAACGAGCGGCTCAACTGGATGTTCCCCTCGATTTCCGTGGGACGAATATTCTCGACCGACGTTCGCATCAGTGTCTGGTTCGCACTTGTCCCGTTCGTCATCATTCCGCGGTGCGGTCTTGAAGTGGGCCTGACGTTCACGGTCGTGCTCTGCCTTTCGGTCCTGGCGCACGAATTCGCACATGTGTTTGCCACTCGCTCAACTGGGGGGAACTGTGACGAAATCCATCTGAGCCCCTTCGGGGGACTTGCCACTGCTCGACCTGGACGCGGTGCGTTCGGTTTGGCCATGACGGCCGCCGCCGGCCCTTTTGCCAACCTGTTGGTCTGCATCGCGACGTTCCCCGGCTGGTATGCGAAGGATACGCTCTGGGGCGTCCTGAACCCCTTTGTCCTGCAGGTGAGTCAATTCCACGCGGAATCCGCATGGCGTGAACTGGGCCTCATCATATTTGCAGCCAACTGGATTCTGCTGCTCGTCAATCTACTGCCTGTCATGCCGCTGGACGGCGGCCAAATTCTGCGAGCAATTCTTTCGACGAAGATCCACCCCGAACTTGTCCATCGCACCGCCATGCATGTGGGCTTGGCCGTCTCGGTCGTCCTGCTGATCGTCGGAGCCGCCGCCGACATGAGTCAAATTGTCCTGGTCGGGACATTCATCCTGCTGATTAATGTCGTCCAACTGATGCAGGAAGAAATGGGCGAATCGCTGGACGACTCCGGGTTTGGATACGACTTTTCCGGAAGCTATGAAAGCCTCGACAGTTCGAACCAAACGGCAACGCGCCAGGCACCGCCAGGATTGCTTCAGCGGTGGCGTGAACGACGACGCGTCAGGCGTGAGCAGCAGGAGCGCATTCGACGCATGGAGGCCGAACAGCAACTCGATTCGCTGCTTGCGAAGGTTCACGAAACAGGTTTGAAGTCGCTCTCTGAACAGGAGCAAAAGCTGCTGAAAAGCTGCAGCGAGTTGCTTCGCGGTCGGCAAAAAGGCGACGGCTAA
- the thiS gene encoding sulfur carrier protein ThiS, with protein MVPILVNGKLQHIAPEATVADLLEQLKLNPKFLAVELNRHVVSRADHSRTRLSANDELEIVTLVGGG; from the coding sequence ATGGTTCCCATTCTTGTGAACGGCAAACTTCAGCATATTGCCCCTGAAGCCACCGTGGCCGACTTACTTGAACAACTCAAACTGAACCCGAAATTCCTTGCCGTGGAACTGAATCGGCACGTTGTTTCACGCGCCGACCACAGCCGCACCCGGCTTTCGGCGAATGATGAATTAGAAATTGTCACCCTGGTTGGCGGAGGTTAA
- a CDS encoding sialate O-acetylesterase encodes MTGCKTGRVAVLLALIFLCNTGLADVKLPGLFNEQMVLQFGQELPFWGWAEPGEDVTVTIVATDAGKEKPDTATTVAAADGRWLVRLPARKKVVPVTVTVTGKNAFTFANVLVGDVWICSGQSNMEWPVSAAQNHQSEIAEANYPQIRIFKVERNTARAPATDVEGTWIACSPETVGDTSAVAYYFGRELHQKLKRPVGLIQAAFGGANCEAWTSQVALKSDEEFDQILVRGDRASSDPNQANNPNRASVLYNGMIAPLQPYAIKGTIWYQGETNAARAYQYRKLFPAMINDWRRNWGQGDFPFLFVQLANYVPDKASPDHPPEPEESTWAELREAQAKALALPKTGMAVTIDIGEPRDIHPRNKQEVGRRLALVALRGAYRQDVIASGPMLKAMRIVDREARIEFQAAADGLVSRGETLKGFAIAGADKKFVWATARIEGAQVVVSAPSVSEPVAVRYAWGDNPECNLFNSAGLPAVPFRTDNWPGITQQNR; translated from the coding sequence ATGACTGGTTGCAAGACTGGTCGTGTCGCCGTCCTCCTTGCGCTCATTTTTCTTTGCAATACGGGCCTGGCCGATGTGAAATTGCCGGGGCTGTTCAACGAACAAATGGTCTTGCAGTTTGGGCAGGAGCTGCCCTTTTGGGGGTGGGCTGAGCCCGGTGAAGATGTCACAGTGACGATTGTCGCCACCGACGCTGGCAAAGAAAAACCCGACACGGCCACAACTGTTGCCGCGGCGGACGGACGCTGGCTCGTTCGACTTCCCGCTCGAAAAAAAGTCGTCCCCGTGACCGTAACTGTCACCGGAAAGAACGCGTTTACGTTCGCGAATGTGCTGGTGGGAGATGTCTGGATCTGTTCTGGCCAGTCCAATATGGAATGGCCCGTCAGTGCGGCACAAAACCATCAAAGCGAAATTGCGGAAGCGAACTACCCGCAGATCCGCATTTTCAAAGTCGAACGCAATACTGCGCGTGCCCCGGCGACAGATGTTGAAGGGACTTGGATCGCGTGTTCACCGGAAACGGTCGGCGACACCAGTGCGGTGGCCTACTACTTTGGTCGTGAACTGCACCAAAAATTGAAGCGACCCGTCGGGCTGATCCAAGCCGCCTTTGGCGGGGCGAACTGTGAAGCCTGGACGAGTCAAGTGGCGCTCAAGTCCGATGAGGAATTCGATCAAATTCTGGTCCGCGGCGACCGTGCCAGTAGCGACCCGAATCAGGCCAACAATCCGAATCGGGCGTCCGTGCTTTACAACGGCATGATCGCTCCTCTGCAGCCCTACGCGATCAAAGGGACCATCTGGTATCAGGGAGAGACCAACGCCGCTCGAGCCTATCAGTATCGCAAACTGTTTCCGGCGATGATCAATGATTGGCGTCGCAACTGGGGACAAGGTGACTTTCCCTTTTTGTTCGTCCAACTCGCGAACTACGTTCCGGACAAAGCGAGCCCGGATCATCCGCCTGAACCCGAAGAAAGTACGTGGGCGGAACTTCGCGAGGCACAGGCCAAAGCTCTGGCACTTCCGAAAACCGGCATGGCCGTGACGATTGATATTGGTGAACCGCGAGATATCCATCCCAGAAACAAGCAGGAAGTTGGCCGCCGGCTTGCGCTCGTCGCGCTGCGCGGCGCGTACCGTCAGGATGTGATTGCAAGCGGTCCGATGCTCAAGGCGATGCGCATAGTTGATCGCGAAGCGCGAATTGAATTTCAAGCGGCCGCCGATGGACTCGTCAGTCGTGGTGAAACGCTCAAAGGATTCGCAATCGCAGGTGCGGACAAGAAATTTGTCTGGGCCACTGCCAGGATCGAAGGGGCTCAGGTTGTCGTATCAGCGCCGAGTGTTTCCGAACCCGTCGCGGTTCGGTATGCCTGGGGCGACAACCCGGAATGCAATCTCTTCAATTCGGCTGGCCTGCCCGCCGTCCCGTTTCGAACGGATAATTGGCCGGGCATCACCCAGCAGAATCGCTGA
- a CDS encoding prenyltransferase/squalene oxidase repeat-containing protein gives MSTNPLDHLSSSSVTAIPQMRRGRTSLFARCRQSIWSLAQLINRWTRKWNRKRFPVVALVSVLLHVLVLGICGLIVIRNPQLVDEIFTTLVEPTEVGEPLAEHSLFPLTELDVEVHHELMTADMAANQTFETLGPMTFNVSDAFPQVAVNSTDAPKPIEMKIGDATAGRMSAVAKRTMLEKFGGNSASEAAVALGLKWLVNHQLKNGSWSFEHSAHPNCKGQCTQDGSLRACPTGATGLALLAFLGAGHTQHSGDYQKEVQRGFDYLLKVGKQSSGTFDLRGNVVSREGMYVQGLCTIALCESAAMSHDSRIRKAAQGAIEFIVKSQNTNDGGWRYYPGQAGDTSVVGWQVMALKSGHDAKLDFSKKVFNGSEKFLDLVQSNRGAQYAYMPGTGPRDSMTAVGLLCRMYLGWDRTNPRLANGVAYLDSLKPSSQDMYFNYYATQVMHHWGGDEWTRWNDVMRDQLVTTQHHVRTGHRAGSWDVADTHGAAGGRHYMTCLAIMTLEVYYRHLPLYNRDTLKIEF, from the coding sequence ATGAGCACGAATCCCCTCGATCACCTCTCGTCATCGTCCGTCACTGCGATTCCGCAAATGCGTCGTGGTCGAACGTCGCTATTCGCTCGATGCCGACAGTCGATCTGGTCGCTCGCGCAATTGATCAATCGATGGACGCGGAAGTGGAATCGGAAGCGATTCCCCGTCGTGGCACTCGTCAGTGTTCTGTTGCACGTGTTGGTGCTTGGTATTTGCGGGCTGATTGTGATCCGGAACCCGCAACTCGTGGATGAGATCTTTACGACTCTGGTTGAACCAACAGAGGTCGGCGAACCGCTGGCTGAACATTCTCTGTTTCCGCTCACCGAACTGGATGTCGAAGTGCATCACGAGCTAATGACTGCCGACATGGCGGCGAATCAGACATTCGAAACTCTCGGACCGATGACGTTCAATGTCAGCGACGCGTTCCCTCAGGTAGCCGTCAATTCCACTGACGCACCCAAGCCAATCGAGATGAAAATCGGCGATGCGACGGCTGGTCGTATGTCCGCGGTGGCGAAGCGGACGATGCTCGAAAAGTTCGGCGGAAATTCTGCGAGCGAAGCCGCCGTGGCATTGGGTTTAAAATGGCTGGTGAATCATCAATTGAAGAACGGAAGCTGGAGTTTTGAGCATTCCGCGCATCCCAATTGCAAAGGACAATGCACTCAAGATGGATCGTTGCGTGCCTGTCCCACCGGAGCCACCGGGTTGGCTTTGCTGGCTTTTCTGGGAGCAGGGCACACCCAGCATTCAGGCGACTATCAGAAAGAGGTCCAGCGTGGGTTTGACTATCTGCTGAAAGTGGGCAAGCAGTCTTCGGGGACGTTTGATTTGCGCGGGAATGTTGTCTCGCGTGAAGGAATGTATGTGCAGGGACTGTGCACTATCGCCCTTTGTGAATCCGCGGCAATGTCTCATGATTCGCGAATTCGGAAGGCTGCGCAAGGGGCGATTGAGTTCATCGTCAAATCTCAAAACACGAACGATGGCGGCTGGCGATATTATCCTGGACAAGCGGGAGATACGTCGGTGGTCGGTTGGCAGGTCATGGCCCTGAAAAGCGGTCATGACGCGAAGCTGGATTTCTCGAAGAAAGTCTTTAATGGGTCCGAGAAGTTTCTCGATCTTGTGCAATCAAACCGCGGGGCTCAGTACGCGTACATGCCGGGAACCGGACCGCGAGATTCCATGACGGCGGTTGGTTTGCTTTGCCGAATGTATCTTGGCTGGGATCGCACCAATCCTCGCTTGGCGAATGGGGTCGCCTATCTGGATTCGCTGAAACCATCGTCACAGGACATGTATTTCAACTATTACGCCACGCAAGTGATGCATCACTGGGGCGGAGACGAATGGACACGCTGGAATGACGTCATGCGTGATCAATTGGTCACAACTCAGCATCATGTTCGAACAGGACACCGAGCCGGAAGCTGGGATGTCGCCGATACCCACGGTGCGGCGGGAGGTCGTCACTATATGACCTGCCTCGCAATCATGACGCTGGAGGTCTACTATCGCCACTTGCCGCTGTATAATCGCGATACCCTCAAAATTGAGTTTTGA
- a CDS encoding thiazole synthase, producing MNPLQVGTHELQSRLIVGTGKYATFELMRECLTISGADVITVAVRRERLVDAAGRNILDFIDLKRYTILPNTAGCFTADDAIRTARLGREILEGLENPGASWVKLEVLGDKKTLLPDPVATLEATRQLVADGFQVLCYTTDDPITARRLKDAGAASVMPAGSPIGSGQGILNPSNIRICLEYLKEGDPNYPVIVDAGVGTASDVAFAMELGCDGVLLNTAIASATNPAQMAEAMRLACQAGYLAARSGRIPRKLYATASSPETGLISPLR from the coding sequence ATGAATCCCTTGCAAGTGGGAACGCACGAGCTTCAGTCACGACTGATCGTCGGTACTGGGAAGTACGCCACCTTTGAGTTGATGCGAGAATGCTTGACGATCAGCGGTGCCGACGTCATCACGGTGGCCGTTCGGCGCGAGCGGCTGGTTGATGCCGCGGGACGAAATATCCTCGATTTCATCGACTTGAAACGCTATACAATCCTGCCGAACACGGCAGGTTGTTTCACGGCGGACGATGCCATCCGTACAGCCAGATTGGGACGCGAAATTCTGGAAGGGCTCGAGAACCCGGGAGCCAGTTGGGTTAAACTGGAAGTTCTGGGTGATAAGAAAACCCTGCTACCCGATCCTGTCGCGACGCTGGAAGCCACTCGACAGTTGGTCGCTGACGGATTCCAAGTTCTCTGCTACACGACCGATGACCCCATTACGGCACGCCGCCTGAAAGATGCCGGTGCCGCGTCGGTCATGCCAGCCGGCAGCCCGATCGGAAGCGGACAGGGGATCCTCAACCCCAGCAACATTCGAATCTGCCTGGAATATCTGAAAGAAGGCGATCCGAATTATCCCGTGATCGTCGATGCCGGCGTCGGTACGGCCAGCGATGTCGCGTTCGCCATGGAATTGGGCTGCGATGGCGTTCTACTGAACACGGCCATTGCGTCGGCGACAAACCCAGCTCAAATGGCAGAAGCAATGCGGCTGGCGTGCCAGGCAGGATATCTGGCCGCGCGTTCTGGACGAATCCCGAGGAAACTGTACGCCACGGCAAGCAGCCCTGAAACCGGATTGATTTCGCCGTTGCGGTGA
- a CDS encoding (2Fe-2S)-binding protein, which produces MELSQPAVRLGGRIECPERPLCHCFGVSHAEVQETIEQNDLVSVRGITQVCGAGGGCTACHRHLKRLLNENAVAKRLQHGSIAYSAE; this is translated from the coding sequence ATGGAATTGAGTCAGCCCGCTGTTCGCCTCGGTGGACGAATTGAATGTCCTGAGCGGCCTTTGTGCCATTGCTTCGGCGTTTCCCACGCGGAAGTGCAAGAGACGATCGAGCAGAACGATCTGGTCAGCGTTCGCGGCATTACGCAAGTTTGTGGCGCGGGTGGTGGATGCACGGCATGCCATCGCCATTTGAAGCGACTGCTGAACGAGAATGCTGTCGCCAAGCGTCTGCAGCATGGTTCGATCGCCTATTCCGCCGAATAG
- a CDS encoding DUF1559 domain-containing protein translates to MIRRSVPKPATTRLGFTLIELLVVIAIIAMLAALLLPAVQQAREAGRRAQCLNNLKQIVLAMHNYESAFRVFPPGYIQPNNGGSQSATLPEPFTASTIVNNQRTMTNVTQWLMPAEWGWHAFILSQMGEGTISLDFAQPKFGLTNGNNVTSSPNEQYIRTNVQSYICPSATQLPTSRPGTGMSQNWAYSTYRGNMGAYDNNPNTNPDPNTNNPNIPRLPNGMLYAGSAVRMGDVSDGSSNTLMVGDSLFGYWGDAFSCCVRVWDDVSHPDLWDTYWTITNQSPQNIQYVGNPPPSTSITQFFSFGSGHTGDLACFALVDGSTKQVSKKIDKNIFKAISTRNGALRQYIPNQNIENVTEAW, encoded by the coding sequence ATGATTCGTCGATCCGTTCCGAAACCCGCCACGACTCGCTTGGGTTTTACATTGATCGAACTGCTGGTTGTGATTGCCATCATCGCCATGTTGGCCGCGCTGCTGCTGCCAGCCGTTCAACAAGCGCGTGAGGCCGGCCGCCGAGCTCAATGCTTGAATAACCTCAAGCAAATCGTATTGGCAATGCACAATTACGAAAGCGCATTCAGAGTTTTCCCCCCGGGCTACATCCAGCCGAACAATGGCGGCAGCCAGTCGGCCACATTGCCGGAACCGTTCACCGCTTCCACGATTGTCAACAATCAAAGAACGATGACGAACGTGACTCAATGGCTGATGCCCGCCGAATGGGGCTGGCACGCATTCATTCTGTCGCAAATGGGTGAAGGAACAATCAGTCTCGATTTCGCGCAACCGAAATTCGGCCTGACCAATGGCAACAACGTGACATCATCTCCAAACGAACAGTACATTCGCACAAACGTACAGTCCTATATTTGTCCGAGCGCGACCCAACTTCCGACAAGTCGACCTGGGACGGGAATGTCGCAAAACTGGGCGTACTCAACCTATCGCGGCAATATGGGTGCGTATGACAACAATCCAAACACGAATCCCGATCCCAACACGAACAATCCGAACATCCCCCGCCTTCCGAATGGGATGCTTTATGCTGGAAGCGCGGTACGGATGGGTGATGTGTCTGATGGCTCGTCCAATACGCTGATGGTCGGCGATTCGCTCTTTGGGTACTGGGGAGACGCGTTTAGTTGTTGCGTTCGCGTCTGGGATGACGTCTCGCACCCTGATTTGTGGGATACCTATTGGACGATTACCAATCAGTCGCCGCAAAACATTCAATATGTCGGCAACCCGCCTCCTTCGACCTCGATCACGCAGTTCTTTAGCTTCGGCAGTGGCCATACGGGTGACCTGGCCTGTTTCGCCTTGGTGGACGGCTCCACAAAGCAGGTCTCTAAGAAGATCGACAAGAACATCTTCAAAGCCATTTCGACGCGCAACGGAGCACTGCGACAGTACATCCCGAACCAGAACATCGAAAACGTCACCGAAGCGTGGTAA
- a CDS encoding Gfo/Idh/MocA family protein: protein MPLTRSTSRRSFLKQTIAGAFAAPAFIRNLRAASPNNVVRHASFGAGGMAAADFGQIITHPDVKLVCVADVDIGRAEALKARFPELRVYQDWRRLLDEESKNLDSVNVSTPDHMHASIGMSALQRGLHVYGQKPLTHDVAESRKLAEFATQKKLVTQMGIQIHSDVTYRSAVQLIQGGTIGKVKSVHSWSEKRWGDGESRPDRTDPIPADLNWDQWLGVCEARPFLGNGYYHPGNWRKRLDFGTGTFGDMGCHIFDPVFKALELTAPTTLRSTGPAPNAFNWANDAVVHLTFPETKHTIGPSIPITWYDGVERPSNEVTRPLLGDRPLPSQGSLFMGEKGALLLPHVSMPVLLPEAQFAGFVYPTLDPVNHWHQFVDAVKGNGTTSAHFGYSGPLTESVLLGGLATFFPNETLEWNAAQLKFSNKPAADHLVRRPYRKGWDVPGLSSV, encoded by the coding sequence ATGCCACTCACTCGTTCCACGTCGCGCCGAAGTTTTCTCAAACAGACGATCGCCGGCGCCTTCGCCGCTCCCGCGTTCATACGAAACCTGCGGGCCGCATCGCCGAATAATGTCGTCCGCCACGCCAGTTTCGGCGCCGGAGGCATGGCCGCCGCGGATTTCGGTCAGATCATCACGCACCCTGATGTGAAGCTGGTGTGTGTCGCGGATGTCGACATCGGGCGAGCCGAGGCTCTCAAAGCTCGTTTCCCTGAATTGCGCGTCTATCAGGATTGGCGACGCCTGCTTGATGAAGAGTCCAAGAATCTCGACTCGGTCAATGTCTCTACCCCTGACCATATGCATGCTTCAATCGGCATGTCGGCCCTGCAGCGCGGGTTGCATGTCTATGGCCAAAAGCCCCTGACGCACGATGTCGCAGAATCGCGAAAGCTGGCCGAGTTCGCGACGCAAAAGAAACTGGTGACCCAGATGGGAATCCAGATTCATTCCGACGTCACATATCGTTCGGCGGTTCAGTTGATCCAGGGCGGCACGATCGGCAAAGTGAAGAGCGTTCACTCGTGGAGTGAAAAGCGGTGGGGCGACGGAGAATCCCGACCTGATCGTACCGACCCAATCCCTGCGGACCTCAACTGGGATCAGTGGCTGGGTGTTTGTGAGGCGCGTCCATTTCTGGGTAATGGGTACTACCACCCGGGGAATTGGCGGAAACGCCTGGATTTCGGGACTGGCACCTTCGGCGACATGGGATGCCACATCTTCGATCCGGTGTTTAAAGCATTGGAACTGACCGCTCCCACCACGTTGCGTTCGACAGGGCCCGCTCCGAATGCCTTCAACTGGGCCAACGATGCTGTCGTTCACCTGACCTTCCCCGAGACGAAACACACCATCGGCCCCTCGATTCCCATCACCTGGTACGATGGAGTTGAACGTCCTTCAAACGAAGTCACCAGGCCACTGCTTGGAGACCGCCCCCTGCCATCGCAAGGGTCGCTGTTCATGGGTGAAAAGGGCGCTTTGCTGCTGCCGCATGTCAGTATGCCAGTCCTCTTGCCCGAAGCCCAATTCGCCGGATTTGTCTATCCGACGCTTGATCCGGTCAATCATTGGCACCAGTTTGTCGACGCCGTAAAGGGCAACGGCACGACATCGGCCCACTTCGGATACTCGGGGCCACTCACCGAGAGCGTTCTTCTCGGGGGACTTGCGACGTTCTTTCCGAACGAAACACTCGAATGGAATGCCGCCCAACTGAAATTCAGCAACAAGCCTGCGGCAGATCACCTGGTTCGTCGCCCTTATCGCAAAGGTTGGGACGTCCCAGGCCTTTCATCCGTATGA
- a CDS encoding vWA domain-containing protein, which yields MLSGLAASFVLHAAMLIALSLIVFESHLGPLHTIVDSIFSEDRTVEEFHHEVEPSTETSETVNYVAGALESGGVSIGGSEGPVIAQKQLDEAPSLQQPTVQLNIGEFNVPGLQVISKDLGATQVTGDSGRVVEGYGAALGQMTLELIRMMREQKVLVVWLFDESESMQDDQQEIRERFYKIYEEVGRAQQVDAKLKPSEETLLSSVMSFGKDVHELTPKPTANTEEIKSAIDAIEIDKSGIENMCGSIQAALVKYKDFARRQKRKLVFIVVSDESGDDGNQVEDVIDACKKAKASVYVLGHYSVFGYPIAHVSWIDPKYRLKHWIPVNRGPETPEPECLQFDGLHDRWDVFSSGFGPYEQVRLAKQTGGIFFILPGHEDNLAGYGSHEDRKYDLLGMKEYLPDLDSRQAYIKNRSEHRFREAQWQVVQALNPHRDSKLMMKSHWYSGDPSTFEKEAVRTFEQAVRALMMLNDQVRILDSVKKLRDKESSARWRVNFDLMHAQCLAYRVRLFQLLLSIDQHRKSRPTPKDPRNNCWSIQYVHTLLEPDKEQVKETRVDLEELKKQDAVARNEFESVVRNHPGTPWARRAQWELGQGFGVKFVEDFRSPYYDHITAGQLPKQ from the coding sequence GTGCTCTCCGGGTTGGCGGCGTCTTTCGTGTTGCATGCCGCAATGCTGATTGCCCTTTCGTTAATCGTATTTGAATCGCATCTGGGGCCGTTGCATACGATCGTCGATTCGATCTTTTCGGAAGATCGCACGGTTGAAGAGTTTCATCACGAAGTGGAACCCTCAACGGAAACGTCAGAGACTGTCAATTATGTGGCGGGGGCGCTTGAGTCTGGTGGCGTTTCGATCGGCGGCTCAGAAGGCCCCGTCATCGCGCAAAAACAACTGGACGAAGCCCCAAGTCTGCAACAGCCAACCGTCCAATTGAACATCGGTGAATTCAACGTACCAGGCCTGCAGGTGATCTCAAAGGACCTGGGCGCCACACAAGTGACCGGAGATTCCGGCAGGGTTGTCGAGGGCTATGGCGCGGCGCTTGGACAAATGACGCTGGAACTGATCCGGATGATGCGCGAGCAAAAGGTGCTGGTCGTCTGGTTGTTCGACGAATCCGAGAGTATGCAGGATGATCAGCAAGAGATTCGAGAACGGTTCTACAAGATCTATGAAGAGGTCGGCCGAGCGCAGCAAGTCGATGCCAAGCTGAAGCCGTCAGAGGAAACTCTACTCTCGTCGGTCATGAGCTTTGGCAAAGATGTTCATGAACTGACTCCCAAACCCACCGCGAACACGGAAGAAATCAAATCGGCAATCGATGCGATTGAAATCGACAAATCTGGTATCGAAAACATGTGCGGATCAATTCAAGCCGCCCTGGTGAAGTACAAGGACTTTGCCCGTCGCCAGAAACGAAAACTGGTCTTCATCGTCGTCTCGGATGAATCGGGTGACGATGGAAACCAGGTGGAAGATGTCATTGATGCCTGCAAAAAAGCGAAGGCATCGGTGTATGTGCTGGGGCATTATTCGGTATTTGGGTATCCCATCGCACATGTGAGCTGGATCGATCCCAAATACCGCCTGAAACATTGGATACCCGTGAATCGCGGTCCTGAGACGCCGGAGCCCGAATGCCTGCAATTCGACGGGTTGCACGACCGTTGGGACGTTTTTTCCAGCGGATTCGGACCGTATGAACAGGTGCGCCTGGCAAAACAGACGGGAGGAATTTTTTTCATCCTTCCCGGTCACGAGGACAATCTGGCCGGCTATGGAAGTCACGAGGATCGCAAATACGATCTGTTGGGAATGAAAGAATATTTACCCGATCTGGATTCCCGTCAGGCATACATTAAGAATCGATCCGAGCATCGCTTTCGCGAAGCGCAATGGCAGGTCGTACAAGCTCTGAATCCCCACCGCGATTCCAAGCTGATGATGAAATCCCATTGGTACAGTGGTGATCCATCAACGTTCGAGAAAGAAGCCGTCCGAACGTTTGAACAGGCCGTACGAGCACTGATGATGTTGAACGATCAGGTCCGAATTCTGGATTCTGTCAAAAAGCTGCGAGACAAAGAGTCGTCGGCTCGATGGCGCGTCAATTTTGATTTGATGCACGCGCAATGTCTGGCATACCGGGTGCGTCTGTTCCAGTTGCTATTGTCGATTGATCAGCACCGAAAATCGCGTCCCACCCCGAAAGATCCGCGTAACAATTGCTGGTCGATTCAGTACGTGCACACCCTTTTGGAACCGGACAAAGAGCAAGTCAAAGAGACTCGGGTCGATCTCGAAGAACTAAAAAAACAAGATGCAGTGGCGCGCAACGAATTTGAATCGGTCGTCCGAAATCACCCCGGAACACCATGGGCTCGTCGTGCACAATGGGAGCTTGGCCAGGGCTTCGGAGTAAAATTTGTGGAGGATTTTCGAAGTCCGTACTATGATCACATCACCGCAGGCCAGCTTCCCAAGCAGTAG
- a CDS encoding 6-pyruvoyl trahydropterin synthase family protein, translating into MFRVTQEIDFCYGHRLLNYDGKCKHLHGHNGRAIIVLEAESLDHRGMLVDFSDIKKQVAGWIDANLDHRMILSANDPAIPFFREQGEPLFVIEPNPTAENIAKLIYDFAASAKLPVAEVSLWETFKSHATYRR; encoded by the coding sequence ATGTTTCGCGTGACCCAGGAAATCGATTTTTGTTACGGCCATCGTTTGCTGAACTACGATGGAAAGTGCAAGCACCTGCATGGCCACAATGGTCGAGCGATTATTGTGCTGGAAGCGGAAAGTCTTGACCATCGGGGAATGCTGGTCGATTTCTCGGACATCAAAAAGCAAGTCGCGGGTTGGATCGACGCAAACCTTGATCATCGGATGATCTTGAGTGCGAATGACCCCGCGATTCCCTTCTTCCGCGAACAGGGCGAACCGCTGTTCGTTATCGAGCCGAATCCGACGGCGGAAAATATTGCCAAGTTGATTTACGACTTTGCAGCCTCAGCGAAACTACCCGTCGCCGAAGTGTCTCTCTGGGAAACCTTCAAGTCCCATGCAACCTATCGCAGGTAA